Below is a window of bacterium DNA.
TGGTACAGGGCCAGCAGCCGCTGCTCGGCACCGGGATAGCGGCCGAGGAACTCCTCGTAGGCCTCGACGGCCGCTTCGAAACGGCCCTGGTTGAAGCGCACGTGGGCCACGTTCAGCAGCGCCTGGCTGAAGGGGCGCAGGTCGCCCTCGCCGGTGTAGCGGTCGAGCATCTGCTCGCTGGTGGCGATGGCCAGGTCCTGTTCGCCCTGCTGGGCGTAGGTCCAGGCCAGGAGCTGGTTGGCCGGCGTCACGGCCGGATGCAGGGGGAAGTCGGCGCGCAGTCCCTCGAGGGCGGCACGGGCCCCGGCGTAGTTGCCCTGGCTGGCCATGGCGTCGGCGTCGATCAGGACGGTCCACGCCCGCCAGCTCGACCGGCTCGGCGGCGACTTGACGAGCAGGGTGTGCGGCGCCCCGGTCAGCTGGCCGAGGTCGCCCGTGCGGTGCCAGGCCACCTCGAGCATGCAGAGGGCGGCCTCGACGAGCTCCTGGTGGTCGGCGCTGGCGAAGACCAGGGTGCCGCCCCCGTCCTCGTCGGCGGCGTAGCGGTCCAGGACGATCTGGAAGTAGGGCACGGCCCCGCGCGGGTCGCCCGCGTCGAGCAGGGCGTTGCCGGCGAGGTAGGCCGCGGCCGGGGCCTCGGGCTCCTGCGGATAGCCGGCCACCACCGCCATGTAGGCGGCCGTGGCGTCGGCGGGCTTGTTCATGGCCGCGTAGCAGCGGCCGAGGCGGTACTGGGCGCTGGCCGCCACGGACTGGTCGAAGTAGTGGGTCAGCACCTGGGTGTACTCGACGATGGCGGCGGGATAGTCGCCGCGGGCCACCATGACCTCGCCCAGCAGGAACTGGCCGCGGGCGGCGATGTCGGTGCCCTCGTGCACGATGACGACCTCGCGCAGGGCCCGGACCGCCGTGTCCAGATCGCCGTCGAGATAGATGGCGGCGGCCCGCCGCAGCTCGGCCTCGGCCCGCACGGCCGGGTCGCGCACCTCGGCCGCAACGCGGGCGAAGTCCTCGGCGGCGCTGCGGTAGACGCGGGAGTTGAGGAAGGTGTTCGCCTTGGCGAAGAGCGCCCGATCGTGCAGGGCCGAACCCGGATGCAGCACGGTGACCTGTTGGAAGGCCGCGGCCGCCTGCAGGTGCTGGCCGAGGTCCAGGCGGCACAGGGCCGCCAGGTACAGCGGCGCGGGACCGGACGCGTCGCCCTCCACCAGCGCGAGGGCCGTGGCGGGGTCGCTCTCCAGATAGGCCGCCATGGCCCGCGCGAAGCGGTGCGGCGGCGTGTCGCCGGCCCAGGGCCGGCGCTCGGCCTGCTCGTCGAGCACGGCCCGCGCGGCGGCCGGGTCCTGCTCGCGCAGGTGGATCCAGGCCAGGCGCAGTTCGGCGGCGAAGGCCAGCGGGCTTTCGGGCCATTCGGCCAGCCACTTCCGCCACAGCTCGGCTTCGCGCTCGTTGTCGGCGCCCGCCAGGCCGGCGGCCGCGGACTCGGTGGCGCGGAAGAGCGCCGCCGCGCGATCGGCCGGCGTCGGGGCCCTGTCCGCGGCGCGGCGCCAGGCGTCGCCGGCTTCGTCGTTCTGCCCCAGAGCCGCATGGACCGCGCCCCACAGGGCGGCGATCTCGTCCCGGCGCCCGCCCGACAGGCCGTCCAGGTCGGCGGCGTCGAGAGCGCGGGCCAGGGACTCCAGGCCGGTGCGGTCTCCCACGGCGCCGGCCAGGCGGGCGGCTTCGTAGTCGAGACCGAAGGCGGTCAGGCCGCGCGGTGCGTCCGGCGCGGCCGCCCCCGCCCCGTCGACGGCGCCCAGGAGGACGCAGCCGGCGCAGACGAGGACGCGGAGATGGCGGTTCATGGCGTTCATCCTACTGCACTCCAATCGAACCCTGCGGACCGCCGGTGGCGATCTCGACGGTGCGCGCACGGCCGTCGGTGACGCGGCCGTCGGTTTCCGTCACCCGCAGCACGTAGGTGTAGCGGCCATCCGGCAGCGGCAGCCCGGTGCGGCCCTTGCCGTCCCAGACGATGTGGGCGGGCGGCTGGCCCTGGCCCGCGTAGCTGCGGACGACCTCGCCCGAGCGGTCGGTGATGGTCAGGGTCCAGCTGTCCACGTCGTCGCGGGTGTGGGCCGTGATCACGAATCGCGTCACGGGCTGGCGGCCCATGGGCGAGAACACGGCGGGCTTGGCCTCGGTGTCGGCGAAGAAGCCGCCGAAGGCGTAGTTCACGCCGAAGCGGTGCACCATGCCCAGCTCGTGGTCGTTCATGCCGTAGTCGAGGCTCAGGCCGTTGTCGAAGGTGTAGCTGAAGCCGGCGGCGATGTTCTCGATGTGCCAGCCCAATCGCAGGTCGAGGGCGCCCACGGAGAACTGGCCGCCGATGCGGTACTCGGCCCCCGGTCCCTCGCGATGCACGGCCTCGGCCGAAACCAGTCCCGCCCCCTGGAGCAGGCTGACGGCCACGCCGCCGCGCAGCTCCTGGGCGTAGGACTCGTCCTTCTCGCGCAGGGTGATGGTGGGACCGCCGAGGTTCAGGGCCGACGCGCCCAGCCGGACCCCGGCCAGCGGTTCGGCCATGACGCCGAGGTCGAAGCCGATGCCGCCGCCGCTGAACTCCTCGACCGTCTGGCGCACGAGCTTCACGTTCGCCCCCACGCTGAGCCGGTCGGCGATCCGGTGGGACGCGCCCGCGGCCACGACCATGTCGCCCTCGTCGAAGGTGCCGAGGCTCTCGTTGAGCTCGTTGGTGCGCTCGAACTCGCCCGACTTCAGGTAGAGGATGTTCAGGCCGAAGGTCGGCAGCCGGTCGCCGGGCACGGCGAAGGCCAGCCCGCTGACCGAGGTGTCGTCGAAGAGGCGGGTCGTGGTGGCCTGGACGGTGTTCCGCCGCAGCCACGACAGTCCGGCCGGATTCCACAGGGCGCCCTGGGGCTCGTGGCCCGTGGCGACGGTGGCCCCGCCGAGGCCCACGCTCCAGGGACTCGCGTAGCGGCTGAGCCAGTCGCCCGGCAGGCCCCCGTTGGCGTCCGACGCGGCGCGGGCGGCCTGCGGCGCGCAGCTCGCAAGGGCCAGGATGCAGGCCAGGCCCGCCGCCCTGTTGCGCCACGTCGTGCGTTCGGTCTTGCTGGTTTTCATGGTGCCTCCTGCTACCACACCACGCCGACCTTGCGGCGCATGACATGCTGGGTCGCGCCGTTTCCTTCGGCCTCGACGTAGACGATGTAGCCGCCGCTGGCCACGGGTTCCCCGTCGCCGTTGCGGCCGTCCCACTGGATCTCGTTCAGTCCCGCGCTGCCCCCGGTGTCGCCGCTGGCGTGGGTCCGGTCGACGACCAGACTGCCGCTCACGGTGTAGATGCGGACCCTGACCTGCGCGTCGTCGTCCAGGACGTAGGCGATGGTGGTCGGGGTCTCGTCGGGGTGGAACGGGTTCGGATAGTTCGTGATGTGGCCGCCCGGCGCGTTCGGGTCGACCAGGGCGGTCTCCAGCTCGAAGGCGGCGCTCAGGTTGCCGCTGCTGGCGAGCACGTGCGCCATCTGGGCGAAGCGCGGGCTGTGGTAGTCGACGTAGGCCCAGCCGTCGGCGCCGGTGACGGCGACCACGGACTTGTCGTCGGCCTTGGCGACGCCGTCGCTCTCCCGCGGCAGCAGCGAACCGCTGTCGCCGGGAGCGGTGGCGAAGGTCACCGACTGGTCGGGCACGGGGTTCTCCCACGCGTCGACGATGCGGGCCCGCACGAGGGCCGTCCGGTTGGCCCGCACCCACTGCGGGTCGCTGTCCAGGGCGAGCACCGCCGGAGCGCCGGGCGCCACGTTCAGGGCGCCGGTCAGGCCGGGCTCCGCCCCGTTGGCGTCGGAGATCTCCAGGATGATGGGTTCGGCGTAGGTGTACGTGAGGCTGATGGTGCGGCGGCCCTGCAGGAGCTGGAAGCTCGCGGCGGACAGGTCGCCCCGGCCCGGCTGGCCGGTCGTCGCGTGCCGCACGGCCACGTTCACCTCGGAGTTGATCTCCTGGATGATGCTGCCCGCGTCGTTGACCATGTCGACCTGCAGGGTGAAGGCCACGCCGGCCTGGACCGCCGTCTCGGCGATGGTCGCCTCGAGGTGCAGCCCGCTGCTGATGGCGCGCACCTGGGTGCTGCTGGCCGTGGCCGACGGGGTGCTGATGCTGGTCAGGGTGAACTGCTGGAAGCCCCCCGTGGCCAGACGCACGCCGACGAACGCGAGGCCGTCGGTCAGGGCCAGGTCGGCGGGCAGGGTGGCGTTGGCGTCGGTGCAGGTCAGGTGCACGATATCGCCCACGCCCCGCACCTGGTTGTACCAGGCGTCGGTAGCCATGGCCGTCAGCGTGAAGAGATAGGTGATGGACTGGTCGGTGGCGCTGCCGCTGCGGCCGTCGGCGGCGCCGGCCAGGGCCTCCTCGCCGGGAGCGAGCAGGAGCAGGCGGGCGTACGGGCCGGCCGCCACGTGGAACGTGGCCGACGGCGGCGCGGTGATGCCCTGGCTGGCCAGGTCCCGGGCCGCGAGGGTCTGGTTGCCGGCGAGCACGATGGTCAGGGGCACGAAGGCCTCGCCGTTGACCAGGTTGACGGTGGCGGGCGCGGTCAGGTTCGCGTCCGGCGACTCGAAGACGATGGGGTTGTTGATGCCCGTGACCCGGTTGAAGTAGCGGTCGACGGCGCGCACCTGGACCGTGAACTCCTGCCCCGCGTCCTGCTCGTCGGGCGTGCCCTCGATGCCGTCGGCGGTGCCGCCCATGGCCGTCTGGCCGGGCATGACGACCTGGGTCGCCACGTAGGGTCCGGGCAGGACCTGGGTCGCGGCGCTGGTGCCGGTGTGGGGCGGCGTGGCGTAGTCGGCGCACGTGACCTGCACGCCGCCGCCCGCGCCGAAGAACCGCATCACGCCGATCCACTCGCCGCTGGTGAAGCTGATCGACTCGGGCGAGATGCTGCCCGCGCCCGTGTTCGCGGTGAGGATCGCGTCGCCGTTGAAGTTGGCGATGGTGTTGCCGCCCGCGTCGGTGGCGCGGATGCGCACGAGGGTCTGCTCGCCCGCGATGATCGCGGCGGGCAGCGCGTCGAACACGAAGTGGTCGGCGAAGCTCGGGATGACCATGATCGGGGCCGTGGTCATGCTGCGCACGGTGCCGTTGGACAGGTCGGTGGCGGTGAGGGTCTGGGCCCCCACGGTGCCCAGGTGCAGCGTGGCCTGGCCGAAGCCGGCGGACAGGGTCGTCGTCACCGGCGTGTTGGCCTGGGGATCGCTCGCCGTGATGCGCACCATGTCGGCGGCCGACACGAAGTTCCAGTAGTCGTCGGTGGCGTAGAGGTCGACGGTGAACGACTGCATGGCGCCCTGGGACGCCGGCGTGCCGCTGACGCCCTCGACGGTGCCCGGTTGGGGCGTCTGGCCCGGCAGCACGAGCAGCACGCGCTTCAGGGCGCCCGGATGCACCAGGAACGGGTTGCTGGCGCCGTTGATCGACGTGTCGCCCGGCAGGAAGGCGTAGATGTTCACGTTGCCGCGGTTGATGTTGGTCTCGTCGGCGCGGTAGAGGGCGACCTCGCCCTCCCAGCGACCGCCGGCCAGGGTCACGGTGTCGGGGCTCATGCGCCCGAGACCGTAGCTGGTGAACTGCTGCAGGCTCACGGGGCCGGAGTAGCCGGCGACGGGGTTGCCGCCCGGATCGACGGCCGTGATGCCGATGGTGAACGGCTCACCCGCGTCGTGATGCTTCTGGTTGATGTCGTCGAAGACGAATCCCGCCAGCACCACGGCGGTCACGTTGGCCGAATAGGCCTCGTCGATGGTCGGGTCGCTCAGATCCTGACCGGAGATGGTAAAAGTCCCGGCCGCATTGAGGGTCACCTCGGCGCTGCGTTCGCCGGCGGTCAGGGGACCGTCGGCGGGCAGGGCGGCGCTCTCGTCGGTGCTGTTCCAGGACACGGCGTCCGTGACGCCGGCGACGGTGTTCCAGTCGTCGTCCACGGCCCGGATCAGCACGGTGAAGGGCACGCCCACCGTCTGGGCGTCGGGGCTGCCCGTCTTGCCCGTCAGGGTGCCCGGGGCCGCCTCCTCGCCGGGCAGGAGCACCTGCAGGCGGGTGAACGGCCCGGTCTGGGCCAGCGCGGTGCCGCTCATCAGCAGCGTCCCGAGCAGGATCCCCATGACCGGCATGAAGCCGGAATTCCGTTTCCTATGCGACCGCACGGCTTTCCCTTCCGCTGGGTTCGTCGGATCGGCCCGGGCCCTCGCCCGCGACCGGTGCCTAGCTCGCTGGTGCCACCGCGCGCAGCGATGGCCATCGGCGGCCGAGGTACAAGTCGCGTGCCAAGGATTCCTGTAGGGTCGGGGAGGGGATCGGACGGTCGGGCGCCCGGCGACCGGCGCCGGGCGGCGCCAGGTCAAGCGACGGGGGCCGAAGTTGTTAGGCCTGATTGATTCTCGACTTGCAGAATTCCCGGGCCCTCCGCCCGGGGTTGCCGGACCGTGGCGCCCCGCGGGGCGGAGCGGTCAGTTCCCGTACAGGGGTGGTCCGGTCGGTCGGGGACTCAGCGCAGACCGCCGAGAACGAAGGCGGCCACCTCGGGCCCCTTGTTCTCCAGGCGGGTGTTGCGGCGGGACAGGACCCAGTCGGTGGCCATCTCGTCGAGCACGCCGAAGACGGCCTTGGCGGCGAAGACCGGGTCCAGATCGGAGCGGAAGGCGCCCTCGCGGCAGCCCTGGGCGATGACCTCGCCGATGACCGCCAGATAGTCGGCCACCCGCGAGCGGGAGAACTGGTCCATGAAGTGGATGCTGTGGCGCAGTTCGACCTGGGTGATGATCGCCAGGTCGCGGTCGCGGCCCACCAGCGAGAGATGCAACTCGATGATCTGGCGCAATTTGCTTTCGGCGTCGCCGATCTTCTCGAGCTCGGACTTGCCCAGGGCGATGAAGCGCTCCATGGCCCGGTCGAAGAGGGAGAAGAGGATCTCCTCCTTGTTGCCGAAATAGAGGTAGATGGTGCCGTCGGCCACCCCGGCCCGCTTGGCGATCATGGCCACGGTGGTCTGGTAGTAGCCGTGGTTGGCGATCTCCACCACCGCCGCGTCGAGGATGGCTTCCCGTTTCATTCCGGTGGCGCTGCGGGCCATGGATCGATCCCCGTTGTCATTGAAGTGCGATTCATTTCCGCACCGCCCCGGGCGCGGTGCCTTCGCCGGTCTGGAAATCGCATTATATCACAGATTCACGCCATCGAAAAAGCATATTCTCCGCTTGATTGGGCGATTGACACGGTGGCGGAACCGCGCTACACTACTGAATGATCATTCATTAATCCTTCCATCGGGGCCGGCGGCACCTCCTCCAGCGGGGCCTCCTCCCCACGCCAACGAGAGGCGGATCAGCCATGGAGAGCCAGACCGGGCGCCGGCAGATCAGGAAAGTCGCCGTTCTCGGGTCCGGGGTCATGGGCAGCGGCATCGCGGCCCATTTCGCCAACGCCGGGATTCCCTCCCTCGTCCTGGACATCGTCCCCCGCGAACCGAACGCGCAGGAACAGGCCGCCGGCCTCGGGCTTGACGATCCCCGCGTGCGCAACCGCATCGCCGCCGACAGCGTGGCCGCCCTCCGCAAGCAGAAGCCGTCTCCCGTGTACGCCGCGGACCGGCTCGACCTCATCGGGATCGGCAACCTCGAGGACGACCTCGCGAAGCTGAAGGACTGCGACTGGGTCATCGAGGTCGTCAAGGAAGACATGGCCATCAAGAAGCTCGTCTTCGGCAACGTGGCGCCGCATATCGGGCCCGACGCCATCCTCAGTTCGAACACCTCGGGCCTGGGCCTGGCCGAGATGGCCGCGGTGCTGCCCGACGCCCTGCGCCCCCGCTTCCTGGGCACGCAC
It encodes the following:
- a CDS encoding TetR/AcrR family transcriptional regulator; amino-acid sequence: MARSATGMKREAILDAAVVEIANHGYYQTTVAMIAKRAGVADGTIYLYFGNKEEILFSLFDRAMERFIALGKSELEKIGDAESKLRQIIELHLSLVGRDRDLAIITQVELRHSIHFMDQFSRSRVADYLAVIGEVIAQGCREGAFRSDLDPVFAAKAVFGVLDEMATDWVLSRRNTRLENKGPEVAAFVLGGLR
- a CDS encoding tetratricopeptide repeat protein gives rise to the protein MNRHLRVLVCAGCVLLGAVDGAGAAAPDAPRGLTAFGLDYEAARLAGAVGDRTGLESLARALDAADLDGLSGGRRDEIAALWGAVHAALGQNDEAGDAWRRAADRAPTPADRAAALFRATESAAAGLAGADNEREAELWRKWLAEWPESPLAFAAELRLAWIHLREQDPAAARAVLDEQAERRPWAGDTPPHRFARAMAAYLESDPATALALVEGDASGPAPLYLAALCRLDLGQHLQAAAAFQQVTVLHPGSALHDRALFAKANTFLNSRVYRSAAEDFARVAAEVRDPAVRAEAELRRAAAIYLDGDLDTAVRALREVVIVHEGTDIAARGQFLLGEVMVARGDYPAAIVEYTQVLTHYFDQSVAASAQYRLGRCYAAMNKPADATAAYMAVVAGYPQEPEAPAAAYLAGNALLDAGDPRGAVPYFQIVLDRYAADEDGGGTLVFASADHQELVEAALCMLEVAWHRTGDLGQLTGAPHTLLVKSPPSRSSWRAWTVLIDADAMASQGNYAGARAALEGLRADFPLHPAVTPANQLLAWTYAQQGEQDLAIATSEQMLDRYTGEGDLRPFSQALLNVAHVRFNQGRFEAAVEAYEEFLGRYPGAEQRLLALYQAGLCYLRLDRGGDAIDRWEAIVRTDPDVPIAEKAWARAGDLYFQAESYADAKRCYQGLLDNFRTTQAAALGQLRIAQCDYNAGADAAAVAGYEVVVSRFPDSPLRREADKGIEMALYRMGQREDGVAELGLLLEKYPRSSFAPDAQFQIANRLYETDDFTAAADEYRRVVSNYPGYASADRAQFLMAESLEKAGAEAQAGLAYEQFLGFFGESDLSTAARFRLGMNHFQSERYAPAAESFAAVLAAGAEPEIAKASLFNLGLCTRLQGDLDAAAGHFTAYRDAYPRDERVAEVNFQLGDTYDRAGRVADAIAAYRAAILAKPDPALYAETYYRMGGCFEKSDNRKKAIEAYALASRGGPAEDPFRLSAVARCAVLYEDAERYEDALASYRDLMNNAADPDLVAAASGRAAEIAAALQ